The following proteins come from a genomic window of Misgurnus anguillicaudatus chromosome 10, ASM2758022v2, whole genome shotgun sequence:
- the LOC129431783 gene encoding uncharacterized protein translates to MAGRGVVWSYEESCALIDIWKEDGIKRQLFSTHKNIKVFLLFSQKLKERGYNRTALQCRVKVKKLRQKYMSTRDKMRRSGESAEIKDSCPFYDDLNEILGASACACPADVVEGGSVDLQNEEEEEFDRCSSVTDSSTASENNHYGDDMTAADTPTHTRQPSVENRQTRRPSIKGTVTEVTSMLSSMIDQQKQYFELFATGEEERHRRELELERERFRLQIELEDRHRQTQMEHDQAMLRMMAQVISASTHTAPSQTPFPAPIYTPEHSTTLHQLTPAHHSNQGFAVYNQEDSTDAASQVPLSSVLHEINKFN, encoded by the exons ATGGCAGGTCGCGGAGTCGTGTGGTCTTATGAAGAAAGTTGTGCACTTATTGATATTTGGAAAGAGGATGGCATTAAACGCCAGCTATTCtcaacacacaaaaacataaaagtatTTCTTCTGTTTTCTCAAAAACTGAAAGAAAGGGGCTACAACAGAACAGCACTACAGTGTCGCGTAAAAGTGAAAAAACTACGACAGAAGTACATGAGCACCCGTGATAAAATGCGTCGAAGTGGGGAGTCTGCTGAAATCAAGGATTCCTGTCCGTTCTACGACGATTTGAATGAAATTTTGGGTGCAAGCGCTTGTGCTTGTCCAGCAGATGTTGTCGAAGGTGGAAGTGTGGACTTGCAGAATGAAGAGGAAGAAG AATTTGACAGATGTAGCAGTGTTACTGACAGCAGCACAGCCAGCGAAAACAACCATTACGGCGATGACATGACTGCAGCAGACACTCCAACACATACACGTCAGCCATCGGTTGAAAACCGACAAACCCGACGTCCCAGCATTAAGGGCACCGTCACAGAGGTGACATCTATGTTAAGTAGCAtgattgaccaacaaaaacagTACTTTGAGCTCTTTGCCACTGGAGAGGAGGAACGTCACCGCAGGGAGCTTGAACTAGAACGGGAACGCTTTAGACTGCAAATAGAGTTGGAAGACAGACATCGACAGACCCAGATGGAGCATGACCAAGCTATGCTACGTATGATGGCCCAAGTGATTAGTGCATCTACACATACTGCACCTAGTCAAACACCTTTCCCTGCTCCAATCTACACACCTGAACATTCAACCACACTTCACCAACTCACACCTGCACACCACTCAAATCAAGGATTTGCAGTGTATAACCAAGAAGATTCAACTGATGCTGCTTCTCAAGTGCCACTTTCATCAGTTTTACATGAGATCAACAAATTCAACTGA